A portion of the Bacillus sp. 2205SS5-2 genome contains these proteins:
- the motP gene encoding flagellar motor protein MotP, with protein MKKLDIFTPIGLIVGFAFIAFAIITNGGLAGFNSFIDIPSILVVLGGLISAMLVSFSLKELKLMFKVIRQSFQQEEYEVKELIKTFVNLSEKARREGLLALEAEVESVEDPFIKKGVLLAVDGIEPDVIVDILNAEMIALEDRHRKGRSLLEKAGEYAPAWGMIGTLIGLVLMLKSLNDPSSLGPNMAIALLTTLYGSLLSNLVFIPMAAKLQAKTENEVFVKQIVIEGVIGVQSGQNPKILEEKLSVFLSNAQRNEQEETSEMEGQEAVINEA; from the coding sequence ATGAAAAAGCTAGATATTTTTACACCAATAGGCCTTATAGTCGGATTCGCCTTTATTGCCTTTGCAATTATTACAAATGGTGGGTTGGCAGGATTTAATTCTTTTATTGATATTCCATCCATTCTAGTTGTTCTGGGTGGCCTAATTTCTGCGATGTTGGTAAGCTTCTCTCTAAAAGAGCTAAAGTTAATGTTTAAGGTCATCAGACAAAGCTTTCAACAAGAAGAATACGAGGTTAAAGAATTAATCAAAACATTTGTTAATCTTTCAGAAAAAGCGAGAAGAGAAGGATTATTAGCTTTAGAGGCTGAAGTAGAGAGCGTAGAGGATCCGTTTATTAAAAAAGGGGTTTTGTTAGCAGTAGATGGAATTGAGCCAGATGTCATAGTAGATATACTGAATGCTGAAATGATTGCTCTAGAAGATCGCCATCGTAAGGGAAGAAGTCTGCTAGAAAAAGCAGGCGAGTATGCTCCGGCTTGGGGGATGATTGGGACTCTTATTGGACTAGTTTTGATGCTGAAAAGCTTGAATGACCCTTCTTCTCTGGGACCAAACATGGCTATAGCTTTACTAACGACCCTTTATGGTTCGCTGTTGTCCAATCTTGTCTTTATTCCGATGGCAGCTAAATTACAGGCTAAAACTGAAAATGAAGTTTTTGTGAAACAAATTGTAATTGAAGGAGTAATTGGTGTACAATCTGGCCAAAACCCTAAGATTTTAGAGGAAAAGCTGAGTGTGTTTTTATCAAATGCACAGCGAAATGAACAAGAAGAAACTAGTGAAATGGAAGGGCAGGAGGCTGTCATAAATGAAGCGTAA
- the acsA gene encoding acetate--CoA ligase has product MKMEALPSVSGKYNLKEYPQANDGFNWSEVEKEFSWSQTGRVNMAYEAIDRHAESFRKNKIALYYQDQHRNDKYTFREMKENSNKAGNVLKNFGDVEKGDRVFIFMPRSPELYFAALGVIKLGAIVGPLFEAFMESAVKDRLQDSEAKVLVTTPDLLKRVPVDELPNLKHIFLVGGDFEESDQYINFNEKMKSADKRLQLEWVDRKDGLVLHYTSGSTGKPKGVLHVHNAMIQHYQTAKWVLDLQEEDVFWCTADPGWVTGTSYGMFGPWLVGASNVILGGRFSPDNWYQVIEDFGISVWYSAPTAFRMLMGAGDELVKKFDLSSLRHVLSVGEPLNPEVIRWGMKVFHLRIHDTWWMTETGSQLICNYPCLDVKPGSMGKPIPGVKAAIVDDQGQELPPNRMGNLAIKKGWPSMMDAIWNNQEKYDSYFMPGDWYVSGDSAYMDEDGYFWFQGRIDDVIMTSGERVGPFEVESKLVEHPAVAEAGVIGKPDPVRGEIIKAFVALRDGYTVTDELKEEIRQFVKKGLAAHAAPREIEFRDKLPKTRSGKIMRRVLKAWELDLPAGDLSTMED; this is encoded by the coding sequence ATGAAAATGGAAGCGCTACCAAGTGTGAGTGGAAAGTATAATTTAAAAGAGTATCCACAAGCCAATGATGGTTTTAATTGGAGTGAAGTGGAAAAAGAATTTTCTTGGTCTCAAACAGGGAGAGTGAATATGGCTTATGAAGCCATTGATCGACATGCTGAATCCTTTCGAAAAAATAAAATTGCCCTCTACTACCAAGATCAACACCGAAATGATAAATACACTTTCAGGGAAATGAAAGAGAATTCCAATAAAGCAGGAAATGTCTTGAAGAATTTTGGTGATGTGGAAAAAGGTGACCGCGTTTTTATTTTTATGCCTCGGTCCCCAGAACTATATTTTGCAGCCCTTGGTGTTATTAAACTTGGAGCAATTGTTGGTCCTTTATTTGAGGCATTCATGGAAAGCGCTGTAAAAGATCGTTTACAAGATAGTGAGGCAAAGGTATTAGTTACTACTCCGGATTTACTTAAACGTGTACCGGTGGATGAACTTCCTAACTTAAAGCACATCTTTCTTGTTGGGGGAGACTTTGAAGAAAGCGATCAATATATTAATTTTAATGAGAAAATGAAGAGTGCTGATAAAAGACTTCAATTGGAATGGGTAGACCGTAAAGATGGTTTAGTGCTTCACTATACTTCTGGGTCTACAGGTAAACCAAAAGGCGTGCTGCATGTACATAATGCCATGATTCAGCATTATCAAACTGCTAAATGGGTATTAGACCTACAAGAGGAGGATGTTTTCTGGTGTACTGCTGACCCTGGTTGGGTAACAGGGACTTCTTATGGTATGTTTGGTCCTTGGCTAGTAGGTGCTTCGAATGTAATCCTAGGTGGTCGGTTTAGCCCGGATAATTGGTATCAAGTCATTGAAGATTTCGGTATATCGGTTTGGTATTCAGCACCAACAGCCTTTAGAATGCTAATGGGAGCTGGAGATGAGCTTGTGAAAAAATTCGACTTATCTTCTCTTCGACATGTATTAAGTGTAGGTGAGCCTTTGAATCCTGAAGTGATTCGCTGGGGAATGAAAGTTTTCCATTTACGTATTCATGATACTTGGTGGATGACGGAAACGGGTAGTCAATTAATCTGTAATTATCCTTGCCTTGACGTTAAACCGGGTTCAATGGGCAAACCAATTCCGGGTGTCAAAGCAGCGATTGTGGATGACCAAGGTCAAGAACTTCCTCCAAATCGAATGGGAAATCTAGCAATAAAAAAAGGCTGGCCATCGATGATGGACGCAATCTGGAATAATCAAGAAAAGTATGATTCTTATTTTATGCCAGGTGACTGGTACGTTTCTGGTGATTCGGCTTATATGGATGAAGATGGTTACTTCTGGTTTCAAGGAAGAATCGATGATGTCATTATGACCTCTGGTGAACGGGTCGGACCGTTTGAGGTTGAAAGTAAGCTAGTGGAGCATCCAGCTGTGGCAGAAGCTGGTGTTATCGGAAAACCTGACCCTGTTCGCGGGGAAATCATTAAAGCATTTGTGGCCCTTCGCGATGGATATACGGTAACGGATGAGCTAAAAGAAGAAATTCGACAATTTGTTAAAAAAGGTTTAGCCGCTCATGCCGCTCCAAGAGAAATCGAATTCAGAGATAAACTACCTAAAACGAGAAGTGGTAAGATTATGAGAAGAGTATTAAAGGCATGGGAATTAGATTTACCTGCTGGAGATTTATCGACAATGGAAGATTAA
- the motS gene encoding flagellar motor protein MotS has protein sequence MKRNRKLPMPEKGAPKWMVTFSDLITLILVFFILLFSMSQIDIVKFKAIAESFKQKQILEFYPSVIPFENPSAAPDVQKNDDLVDNNENQTDELSKVDKGETSEDDSLENLLTDIQEYVSEHDLSDVAVATRSERGVVLVLQEQVLFNSGEATLKKESYSFLNKLAELLQEIPNAVKIEGHTDNRPIRTYKFPSNWELSSSRASSVIRFLIDGHDLDSSRFIAVGYGDTRPIAPNNKPENLQKNRRVELVFLNPQDS, from the coding sequence ATGAAGCGTAACCGCAAGCTTCCTATGCCAGAAAAGGGTGCACCAAAATGGATGGTAACCTTCTCTGATTTAATCACTTTAATTCTTGTGTTTTTTATTCTACTATTTTCAATGTCTCAAATCGATATAGTAAAATTTAAAGCAATAGCTGAGTCCTTTAAACAAAAGCAAATTCTGGAGTTTTATCCTTCGGTGATACCATTTGAAAACCCTTCTGCTGCTCCTGATGTTCAGAAAAACGACGATTTGGTTGACAATAATGAGAATCAAACGGATGAGTTGTCTAAAGTGGATAAGGGAGAAACGAGTGAGGACGATTCATTAGAAAATTTGTTAACAGATATTCAGGAATATGTATCTGAACATGATCTTAGCGATGTGGCGGTTGCGACTCGTTCAGAACGTGGGGTTGTGTTGGTCCTTCAAGAGCAAGTCCTTTTTAACTCAGGAGAAGCTACGCTAAAAAAGGAGTCCTATTCTTTTTTGAACAAACTAGCAGAATTGCTTCAAGAAATACCAAATGCCGTCAAGATAGAAGGACACACCGATAATCGCCCAATCCGCACTTATAAATTTCCTTCAAACTGGGAACTCTCGTCTTCTAGAGCTAGTAGCGTGATTCGTTTCTTAATTGATGGTCATGATTTGGATTCTTCTCGGTTTATAGCTGTAGGCTACGGGGATACTCGGCCGATTGCACCAAATAATAAACCAGAAAATCTTCAGAAAAACCGTCGAGTTGAATTAGTATTTTTAAATCCTCAAGATAGTTAA
- a CDS encoding acetoin utilization AcuB family protein, translating to MIVEEIMKTNVSVLTPDDTILTALELMRSKGIRHLPICDSDQLIGIISDRDLKEATPSIFNAPSEEELNKPLKLIMKKNVITGHPLDFVEEVAALFYEHNISCLPVVKEGKLVGIITETDLLHTLIELTGAHQPGSHFEVKVPNKAGMLFEVARILMEHKVNIHSVLVYPDKEDKQYKILVFRISTMNPLSLLERLKKEGHIVLWPNMPGVSS from the coding sequence ATGATTGTTGAAGAAATAATGAAAACAAATGTATCTGTATTAACACCCGATGACACGATCCTTACCGCACTTGAGTTAATGCGCTCAAAAGGTATACGACATCTTCCAATATGTGATTCAGACCAGCTTATTGGAATCATAAGTGATCGAGATTTAAAAGAAGCAACCCCTTCTATTTTCAATGCTCCTTCTGAGGAAGAACTAAACAAACCATTGAAGTTAATAATGAAGAAAAATGTCATTACGGGACATCCTCTCGATTTTGTTGAAGAAGTCGCAGCACTTTTTTATGAACACAATATAAGTTGTTTACCTGTTGTAAAAGAAGGAAAGCTAGTTGGTATTATTACAGAAACGGACCTACTTCATACATTAATAGAATTAACCGGTGCTCATCAGCCTGGTTCACATTTTGAAGTAAAAGTACCGAATAAAGCTGGCATGCTCTTTGAAGTTGCCCGTATCTTAATGGAGCATAAAGTGAATATTCATAGCGTCCTTGTTTATCCAGATAAAGAAGATAAGCAATATAAAATTTTAGTTTTTCGCATATCTACAATGAACCCTCTTTCTTTGCTTGAAAGATTAAAAAAAGAAGGACATATTGTTCTCTGGCCAAATATGCCCGGAGTCTCATCATGA
- a CDS encoding acetoin utilization protein AcuC has protein sequence MMKNAVFVHSDDLLSYRFSEHHPFNQFRLQLTVDLLKSIGALKDEDYRMPRTATDDELCSIHYKDFVNAVKDAGHNRLAPDIAENYGIGTDDTPIFENMHEASSLLVGGTLTAVEEVMSGRAQHALHLGGGLHHGFRGKASGFCIYNDSSVAIKYMQEKYGARVLYVDTDAHHGDGVQWSFYDDPDVCTFSIHETGRYLFPGTGQINERGNGKGYGYSFNIPLDAFTEDESWIESYEVALKEVTAYFKPDVILTQNGADAHYYDPLTHLSSTIDIYKRIPKLAHQLAHQYCDGRWIAVGGGGYDIWRVVPRAWSLLWLEMTDQPLPSNSIPIKWIEKYQKQAPFPLPTQWTDPIDLYKPIPRRNEITEKNAQTVSKLLYPIRQHSPSNHRSAQ, from the coding sequence ATCATGAAAAACGCTGTTTTTGTTCACTCTGATGATTTACTGTCTTATCGATTCTCTGAGCATCATCCCTTCAATCAATTTCGCCTCCAATTAACTGTGGATTTATTAAAAAGTATAGGTGCCTTAAAAGACGAGGATTACCGAATGCCAAGAACCGCTACAGATGACGAGCTTTGCTCAATTCATTACAAGGATTTTGTAAACGCTGTCAAAGATGCAGGGCACAATAGACTAGCCCCTGACATTGCTGAGAACTATGGAATTGGGACAGATGACACACCCATATTTGAAAATATGCATGAAGCCAGTTCTCTCCTAGTAGGAGGCACCCTAACCGCCGTAGAAGAGGTAATGAGTGGACGTGCCCAGCATGCCCTCCACCTTGGAGGTGGTCTTCATCACGGTTTCCGTGGAAAAGCCTCTGGTTTTTGCATATACAACGATAGCTCCGTTGCGATTAAATATATGCAAGAAAAATATGGTGCTCGTGTATTATACGTAGATACAGATGCTCACCACGGGGATGGAGTGCAATGGTCGTTTTATGATGATCCGGATGTTTGTACGTTTTCGATTCATGAGACTGGCCGCTATTTGTTCCCAGGTACTGGCCAGATTAATGAACGTGGCAACGGTAAAGGCTATGGCTATTCCTTTAATATTCCGCTTGACGCATTCACCGAAGACGAATCCTGGATTGAATCGTATGAAGTTGCCTTAAAAGAAGTAACTGCCTACTTTAAACCCGATGTGATATTAACGCAAAATGGGGCTGATGCTCATTATTATGACCCATTGACCCATTTAAGCTCAACGATCGATATATATAAGCGAATCCCTAAGCTTGCCCATCAATTGGCTCATCAATATTGTGATGGCCGATGGATTGCGGTTGGAGGTGGAGGATATGATATTTGGAGGGTTGTTCCTAGGGCGTGGTCCTTGTTATGGTTAGAAATGACCGACCAGCCTTTACCATCCAATTCGATTCCAATAAAGTGGATTGAGAAATATCAAAAACAGGCTCCCTTTCCGTTACCTACCCAGTGGACAGATCCCATTGACTTATATAAACCTATCCCCAGAAGAAATGAAATTACTGAAAAAAACGCACAGACGGTATCAAAACTACTTTACCCAATCCGGCAGCATAGCCCTAGCAATCATCGATCAGCTCAATGA
- the ccpA gene encoding catabolite control protein A, producing MNITIYDVAREASVSMATVSRVVNGNPNVKPATRKKVLEVIDRLEYRPNAVARGLASKKTTTVGVIIPDISNIFFAELARGIEDIATMYKYNIILSNSDQNKEKELHLLNTMLGKQVDGIVFMGGNITEEHVDEFKRSPVPIVLAGSVEESKNIPSVNIDYEAAAYDSVQAMMNKNHQNIAFVNGPLNDTINVKHKLAGFKRAFNEAGLSYSEQLIVEGDYTYDSGIEAWSKLSELAERPTAVIVGNDEMALGVVHGAQDNGLSIPEDIEVISFDNTRLALMVRPQLTSIVQPLYDIGAVAMRLLTKYMNKETVDENIVVLPHRIEYRNSTK from the coding sequence ATGAATATAACGATATATGATGTAGCTCGTGAGGCTAGCGTTTCCATGGCGACGGTTTCACGTGTGGTTAATGGAAATCCAAATGTAAAACCAGCGACAAGAAAAAAAGTACTAGAGGTAATTGATCGATTAGAGTATCGACCTAATGCAGTAGCAAGAGGGTTAGCTAGTAAAAAAACGACGACAGTCGGGGTCATCATTCCTGATATCTCAAATATCTTTTTTGCCGAGCTAGCACGAGGAATAGAAGATATAGCAACTATGTATAAGTATAATATTATTTTGAGTAACTCAGATCAAAATAAAGAAAAAGAATTGCACTTATTAAACACGATGCTAGGTAAGCAAGTGGATGGAATTGTCTTTATGGGGGGAAATATTACTGAGGAGCATGTAGATGAGTTTAAACGTTCCCCGGTACCTATTGTTTTAGCAGGGTCGGTAGAAGAGTCAAAAAATATTCCTTCTGTGAATATAGACTATGAAGCTGCAGCTTATGATTCTGTTCAAGCAATGATGAACAAAAACCATCAAAATATTGCCTTTGTAAACGGTCCCTTGAATGATACGATCAATGTTAAACATAAGTTAGCAGGTTTTAAAAGAGCATTTAATGAAGCGGGTCTATCGTATAGTGAACAATTGATTGTTGAAGGGGATTATACGTATGACTCAGGCATCGAGGCCTGGAGTAAGTTAAGTGAATTAGCAGAAAGACCAACGGCTGTTATTGTTGGAAACGATGAAATGGCGCTTGGTGTTGTGCATGGTGCACAGGATAATGGCCTTTCCATACCAGAGGATATAGAAGTGATTAGCTTCGACAACACTCGACTAGCATTAATGGTTCGTCCACAGCTAACGTCAATTGTTCAGCCATTATATGATATTGGAGCAGTAGCAATGAGGTTGTTAACAAAATATATGAACAAAGAAACAGTAGATGAAAATATTGTCGTACTTCCTCATAGAATTGAGTATCGTAACTCAACAAAATAA
- a CDS encoding GNAT family N-acetyltransferase, with product MEHIKTYNATELKTPIGNVIIEGPVSPEKLASLEFHEDLVAFRPPAQQHKALIEIAGLPEGRIIIVREHNTVVGYVTYLYPDPLERWSQGNMKDLIELGAIEVIRKFRGNSIGKHLLKVSMMDDAMEDYLIITTEYYWHWDLKGTGLNVWEYRKIMEKMMNAGGLEWFATDDPEISSHPANCLMARIGKRIGPETIQQFDQLRFMNRFMY from the coding sequence ATGGAACATATTAAAACGTATAATGCAACAGAACTTAAAACCCCAATAGGAAATGTAATTATCGAAGGTCCAGTCTCTCCTGAGAAATTGGCTTCTTTAGAATTTCACGAAGACTTAGTAGCATTTCGTCCTCCTGCTCAACAACATAAAGCCTTAATCGAAATTGCTGGTCTCCCAGAAGGACGAATTATTATTGTCCGAGAGCATAACACTGTCGTGGGATACGTGACCTATTTGTATCCTGACCCATTGGAGAGATGGTCTCAAGGAAATATGAAGGATTTAATCGAATTAGGGGCTATTGAAGTCATCCGGAAGTTTAGAGGAAACTCTATCGGAAAACACTTATTAAAAGTATCGATGATGGATGATGCCATGGAGGATTACTTAATAATTACGACTGAATATTATTGGCATTGGGATTTGAAGGGAACAGGGTTAAATGTGTGGGAATATCGTAAAATCATGGAAAAAATGATGAATGCTGGTGGGTTAGAATGGTTTGCTACCGATGATCCTGAAATAAGTTCTCACCCTGCAAATTGCCTAATGGCACGGATTGGAAAACGTATTGGTCCAGAAACCATTCAACAATTCGATCAGCTTCGTTTTATGAATCGATTCATGTACTAA
- a CDS encoding transglycosylase domain-containing protein — protein MNEKWNTLKERLRPFTDFFQNKSIHKSTRITFGVVWNLVLFFIIVAVMGLSFAGGVGAGYFASLVKDEPVRSYDSMQKDIYNYEETSKFYFSDNVYLGKLRTDLEREEIKIEDVSKHLKNAVIATEDEYFEEHEGVVPKAILRAIFQEFTNAEVQSGGSTLTQQLIKNQVLTNEVSFERKAKEILLALRLERFFEKDEILEAYLNVATLGRNSSGRNIAGVQAAAQGIFGVDAKDLNIPQSAFIAGLPQAPFAYTPFSVPDENGTLKSEEGLQPGLARMQTVLYRMFEEGYLTEEEYNNASTYDIVKDFISAKENPAEQYPYLTQELENRSIELMGEILAEKEGFSKEDLELDSELKDKYYTLADRDIRQNGYEIHSTVMKDIYDAMQETKDNYSNYGPKLTVEVTDPVTGEVVLDEETGEPLLKDAPVQVGGIMIENKSGKILSFVGGRDFELEQINHATQSIRQNGSTMKPLLVYAPALEYGLIGTNTPVVDIPFETVAGGKTWRPLNYTTYKINGLMPARLAVAQSTNLSAARLYLQTIDRQPLNFVKQMGFSTLHPNDYGAPALSLGGMTYGVSLEENTNAYTTFANEGQFIDAYMIDKIVDRNGETIYEHKSEPTQVFSPQTAYLMLDMMRDTMKSSTGGTGRSAGTYLNYWSDWAGKSGTSQDHKDHWFIASNPNITFGTWNGYDKPANLKIGSGHYGVRNIQLWSELLNSAYKLHPELVDPEERFKMPGGIVSRSFCSISGMLPSKACSDAGLVSSGLFNERFAPNQVDDSLIASKYVTIGDQKYLALNSTPAEFSESGVILNPDFVKRMLAGLNADPRDLVPSSDERFKNILVAENKINDDGVAPSTVSASKSGSTITWTSSASKDVVGYRVYKLNGANRSKVASIRSGNAYNYSAGNGQYIVVAVDVAGIESGASNPIQIGTPEKEEDPEPKPEPKPEPPPVEPPPVDEEPTDPPPVDEEPTDPPPGEDEPTDPPPVEDE, from the coding sequence ATGAATGAAAAATGGAACACACTTAAAGAAAGGCTCAGGCCTTTCACAGATTTTTTTCAGAATAAATCCATTCACAAAAGTACAAGAATTACGTTTGGTGTGGTTTGGAATTTAGTTCTATTCTTTATTATTGTAGCTGTAATGGGACTATCCTTTGCCGGAGGGGTTGGAGCTGGTTATTTTGCTTCTCTCGTAAAAGATGAGCCTGTTCGTTCCTATGATAGTATGCAAAAAGATATTTACAACTATGAAGAAACTTCGAAATTTTATTTCTCAGATAATGTTTACTTAGGGAAACTACGCACCGACTTAGAAAGAGAAGAAATAAAAATTGAAGATGTATCAAAGCACTTAAAAAACGCCGTGATTGCCACAGAAGATGAATACTTTGAAGAGCATGAAGGCGTCGTTCCAAAAGCGATTCTACGAGCGATCTTCCAAGAATTCACCAATGCTGAAGTACAGTCTGGTGGGAGTACACTGACACAGCAGTTGATTAAAAACCAAGTTTTAACCAACGAGGTCTCTTTTGAACGAAAAGCAAAGGAAATCCTTCTTGCTCTTCGACTTGAACGATTCTTTGAAAAGGATGAAATTTTGGAAGCATACTTAAATGTGGCAACTCTTGGACGTAATTCGTCAGGTAGAAACATTGCTGGAGTTCAGGCCGCAGCACAAGGGATCTTTGGTGTGGACGCAAAAGATTTAAACATTCCACAATCGGCTTTCATTGCTGGACTGCCACAAGCACCTTTTGCCTATACACCGTTTAGTGTTCCTGATGAAAATGGAACACTAAAAAGCGAAGAAGGACTCCAACCAGGACTCGCCAGAATGCAAACAGTTCTTTATCGAATGTTTGAAGAAGGGTACTTAACCGAAGAAGAGTACAACAATGCAAGCACTTACGATATCGTAAAAGATTTTATTTCTGCGAAAGAAAATCCTGCAGAACAATACCCTTATTTAACTCAAGAATTGGAAAACCGGTCGATAGAATTAATGGGAGAAATTTTAGCCGAAAAAGAAGGCTTTTCAAAAGAGGATCTTGAGCTCGATAGTGAGCTAAAGGATAAATATTACACACTAGCAGATCGTGATATTCGTCAAAATGGGTATGAAATTCATTCAACGGTTATGAAGGATATATATGATGCCATGCAAGAAACAAAGGATAATTACTCAAATTATGGACCTAAGCTAACGGTGGAAGTCACTGATCCTGTGACAGGTGAGGTCGTTCTTGATGAGGAAACCGGTGAACCACTTCTAAAAGATGCACCTGTTCAAGTAGGTGGCATAATGATTGAAAACAAAAGTGGGAAAATCTTGAGCTTTGTTGGTGGGCGTGACTTTGAACTGGAACAAATTAATCATGCCACTCAGTCGATTCGTCAAAATGGTTCAACGATGAAGCCATTACTGGTTTATGCACCTGCTTTAGAGTATGGATTAATAGGTACTAATACACCGGTTGTAGATATTCCATTTGAAACCGTTGCTGGTGGAAAAACATGGAGACCTTTAAATTATACGACTTATAAAATTAACGGGTTAATGCCAGCCAGATTGGCCGTTGCTCAGTCAACAAACCTTTCTGCAGCTAGACTGTATTTACAAACAATCGATAGACAACCACTAAATTTTGTTAAACAAATGGGCTTCTCTACTCTCCATCCAAATGACTATGGTGCACCTGCCCTATCACTAGGTGGAATGACGTATGGTGTTTCATTAGAAGAAAATACGAATGCCTATACAACCTTCGCTAACGAGGGGCAATTTATTGATGCTTATATGATTGATAAAATAGTTGACCGAAATGGTGAGACTATATATGAACACAAAAGTGAACCAACGCAGGTCTTCTCACCACAAACGGCGTATTTAATGCTAGATATGATGAGAGACACAATGAAATCTTCTACAGGTGGAACCGGGAGATCTGCTGGCACCTATTTAAATTATTGGAGTGATTGGGCAGGGAAATCTGGAACCAGCCAAGATCACAAGGACCATTGGTTTATTGCTTCTAATCCTAATATTACGTTTGGAACATGGAATGGATACGACAAACCAGCCAATCTTAAAATAGGATCCGGGCATTATGGTGTTAGGAATATTCAACTCTGGTCAGAACTATTAAACTCCGCATATAAGCTTCATCCTGAGCTGGTTGATCCAGAAGAGCGCTTTAAAATGCCAGGTGGAATTGTTTCTCGCTCATTTTGCTCAATTTCTGGAATGCTTCCATCAAAAGCCTGTTCAGACGCCGGACTTGTTTCGAGTGGACTCTTTAATGAGCGCTTTGCACCTAATCAAGTCGACGATAGCTTAATTGCTAGCAAATATGTCACCATCGGAGATCAAAAATACTTAGCACTAAATTCAACACCCGCTGAATTTTCAGAATCAGGCGTTATCTTAAATCCTGATTTTGTCAAACGAATGTTAGCAGGACTGAATGCAGATCCTAGGGATTTGGTACCTTCTTCAGATGAGCGCTTCAAAAACATCTTAGTCGCTGAGAACAAGATTAATGATGACGGAGTAGCTCCAAGCACCGTAAGCGCTTCTAAATCTGGAAGCACGATTACTTGGACATCAAGCGCAAGCAAAGATGTTGTCGGTTATCGTGTGTATAAGCTGAACGGAGCTAATCGTTCAAAAGTGGCGAGTATAAGATCTGGGAATGCTTATAACTATAGCGCTGGAAACGGTCAATATATCGTAGTTGCTGTCGATGTCGCTGGAATTGAGTCAGGAGCCTCAAATCCAATTCAAATAGGTACACCTGAAAAGGAAGAAGATCCTGAACCTAAGCCAGAACCTAAGCCGGAACCACCACCCGTTGAGCCTCCCCCTGTTGATGAAGAACCAACAGATCCACCGCCCGTGGATGAAGAGCCGACGGACCCTCCACCTGGAGAGGATGAACCAACAGATCCTCCCCCGGTCGAAGATGAATAA